One Phocaeicola dorei genomic region harbors:
- a CDS encoding efflux RND transporter periplasmic adaptor subunit: MNQNIFLLGLFFPLLCNCSAPAEQTDTTNGGIFLTDSLKQVVAIDTVSIQEVTMELTLNGRVTFNQEQVARVYPIFGGTVTEVHAETGDYVQKGEVLAVIRSGEVADYEKQQKDAAQQVLTARRAMDATQDMYVSGIASERDMLQAKQELAAAEAEDKRVKEVFSIYHLLGNSFYQVKSPVAGFIVNKNISKDMQIRSDQSEELFTVSGLENVWVMADVYESDISKVCAGDRVEITTLAYRNRSFGGTIDKVYQVLNDESKTMSVRIKLQNKDYLLKPGMFTNVKVTCKASEERMARIDPHSLVFENGKNYVVAVDGDGSLQVKEVEIYKRSDKECYLRSGVTGGDKILNKNVLLVYNALNDDSK; this comes from the coding sequence ATGAATCAGAATATCTTTTTACTGGGCTTATTTTTTCCTCTTCTTTGTAACTGTTCGGCACCGGCTGAACAAACAGACACGACCAATGGGGGGATCTTCCTGACAGACAGTTTGAAACAAGTAGTGGCCATTGATACTGTAAGTATACAGGAGGTCACGATGGAACTTACCCTGAACGGTCGTGTTACTTTCAACCAAGAACAGGTGGCACGGGTGTATCCCATATTCGGGGGGACGGTGACGGAAGTCCATGCGGAAACGGGAGATTATGTGCAGAAAGGTGAGGTTCTGGCCGTAATCCGTAGCGGGGAAGTGGCCGACTATGAGAAACAGCAGAAAGATGCTGCCCAACAAGTGCTTACCGCCCGGCGTGCCATGGATGCGACTCAGGACATGTATGTTTCGGGCATAGCTTCGGAGCGCGATATGCTCCAGGCAAAGCAAGAACTGGCCGCAGCCGAGGCGGAGGATAAAAGGGTGAAGGAAGTTTTCTCCATTTATCATCTGTTGGGTAATTCCTTTTATCAAGTGAAGTCTCCGGTAGCGGGATTTATTGTCAATAAAAACATCAGCAAAGATATGCAGATACGTTCAGACCAGAGTGAGGAATTATTTACTGTATCGGGGTTGGAGAATGTCTGGGTGATGGCCGATGTCTATGAAAGTGATATCAGCAAAGTATGTGCAGGAGACAGGGTGGAGATTACTACACTGGCTTATCGGAACAGGAGTTTCGGAGGCACTATAGACAAAGTGTATCAGGTGCTGAATGACGAGAGTAAAACGATGAGCGTGCGCATAAAATTGCAAAATAAGGATTATCTGCTGAAGCCGGGTATGTTTACCAATGTAAAGGTGACTTGCAAGGCATCCGAGGAACGGATGGCACGGATAGACCCTCATTCGCTGGTTTTTGAGAATGGGAAGAATTATGTGGTAGCGGTAGACGGCGACGGCAGTCTTCAGGTGAAAGAGGTGGAGATTTACAAGCGGTCGGATAAGGAATGCTATCTCCGTTCCGGTGTTACCGGAGGCGATAAGATTCTTAACAAAAATGTTCTGTTGGTTTATAATGCTTTGAATGACGATTCTAAATAG
- a CDS encoding flotillin family protein, with protein sequence MDEQILIYAAILVAVIVLTIVGILSRYRKCKSDEVLVVYGKTGDKKSAKLYHGGAAFVWPIIQGYSFLNMKPMQIDCKLTGAISKQNIRVDVPTTITVAVSTEPEVMQNAAERLLGLNIEAQQELIKDVVYGQMRLVIADMTIEQLNSDRDTFLENCRKNIDSELKKFGLYLMNINISDIRDEADYIVNLGKEAEAKAKNEALANIEEQQKLGAIKIAEQQKERATKVAETNRDKNTQLADTQRDEEIKVAIADKERESKVAEENAEKESRIAKASASMEVNKEQARTEQESRTAELQSDMEIKQAEAQKKSAIGQNNAAKEVAESNAELEVTKAEASRKAGEAQARTQAAVLTAQENAQREIEEAKARKVEQALKADKIVPAEIAKQQAILDADALAEQIKRKANAEAEAILAKAQAEAKAIQMKLEAEAEGKKKSLLAEAEGFEAMVKAAERNPEIAIQYKMVDQWKEIASEQVKAFEHIQLGNITVFDGGNGTTSNFLQNVVSKVAPALGILDKLPIHDTYQNIVNPSSKENAQNEPEKEEFKPVDKDGKKRPSDTPPAPDKK encoded by the coding sequence ATGGATGAGCAGATTCTCATTTATGCAGCTATTCTGGTAGCTGTCATCGTCCTGACCATCGTCGGGATTTTAAGTCGTTACCGCAAGTGCAAGAGCGACGAGGTATTGGTAGTATATGGTAAGACCGGCGATAAGAAATCGGCTAAACTGTATCACGGAGGAGCCGCTTTTGTATGGCCCATCATTCAGGGATACTCTTTCCTGAACATGAAACCCATGCAGATTGACTGCAAACTGACCGGCGCCATCTCCAAACAAAACATCCGCGTAGATGTGCCCACTACCATCACTGTGGCCGTAAGCACAGAGCCCGAAGTCATGCAGAATGCGGCCGAACGCTTGCTGGGACTGAACATCGAGGCACAACAGGAACTGATTAAAGACGTTGTTTACGGACAAATGCGTTTGGTCATCGCCGATATGACTATCGAACAACTGAACAGCGACCGTGATACATTCCTTGAGAACTGCCGCAAAAACATCGATTCCGAATTGAAGAAATTCGGCCTTTACCTGATGAACATCAACATCAGCGACATCCGTGATGAAGCCGACTATATCGTCAATCTGGGAAAAGAAGCCGAAGCGAAAGCCAAGAATGAAGCCTTAGCCAACATTGAAGAACAGCAGAAACTGGGGGCCATCAAGATTGCAGAACAGCAAAAAGAGCGCGCCACCAAAGTAGCAGAAACCAACCGCGACAAGAACACTCAACTGGCCGATACGCAACGTGACGAGGAGATTAAAGTAGCCATAGCCGACAAGGAACGTGAATCGAAAGTAGCGGAAGAAAACGCCGAAAAAGAATCACGTATCGCCAAAGCCAGCGCCTCTATGGAAGTAAACAAGGAACAGGCGCGTACCGAACAGGAGAGTCGTACTGCAGAGCTCCAGTCCGATATGGAGATAAAGCAGGCGGAAGCACAAAAGAAATCGGCCATCGGGCAAAATAACGCTGCCAAAGAGGTTGCCGAAAGTAATGCGGAACTGGAAGTTACCAAGGCGGAAGCCTCTAGAAAAGCCGGTGAAGCACAGGCCAGAACGCAAGCTGCTGTCCTCACTGCACAGGAAAACGCACAGCGTGAGATAGAAGAAGCGAAAGCCCGCAAAGTAGAACAGGCTTTAAAAGCGGATAAGATTGTTCCTGCCGAAATAGCCAAACAGCAAGCTATCTTGGATGCGGACGCATTGGCTGAGCAAATAAAACGTAAGGCAAATGCAGAAGCGGAAGCTATCCTGGCAAAAGCACAGGCGGAAGCCAAGGCCATCCAGATGAAGCTGGAGGCAGAAGCGGAAGGTAAGAAGAAGTCCTTGCTGGCCGAAGCAGAAGGCTTCGAGGCCATGGTGAAAGCTGCCGAACGCAATCCCGAAATCGCCATCCAATACAAGATGGTTGACCAATGGAAGGAAATCGCTTCGGAACAGGTTAAGGCATTTGAACATATTCAACTGGGGAATATTACTGTTTTTGACGGCGGCAACGGCACGACATCTAATTTCTTGCAGAACGTCGTCAGCAAAGTAGCTCCTGCACTGGGTATCCTAGACAAACTTCCCATTCATGATACCTATCAGAACATTGTCAATCCTTCCTCGAAAGAAAACGCACAGAATGAACCGGAGAAAGAGGAGTTTAAACCGGTAGACAAGGACGGAAAGAAACGCCCGTCCGACACCCCTCCTGCTCCGGACAAGAAATAA
- the mnmG gene encoding tRNA uridine-5-carboxymethylaminomethyl(34) synthesis enzyme MnmG, with amino-acid sequence MDFKYDVIVIGAGHAGCEAAAAAANMGSKTCLITMDMNKIGQMSCNPAVGGIAKGQIVREIDALGGYMGLVTDRTAIQFRMLNRSKGPAMWSPRAQCDRGKFIWAWREILENTPNLHIWQDTVEELIVENGEATGVMTCWGVTFHAKCIVLTAGTFLNGLMHIGHKQLAGGRMAEPASYHLTESITHHGITAGRMKTGTPVRIDGRSVHYELMETQDGENDFHRFSFMSEPRKLKQLQCWTCFTNEEVHEVLRKGLPDSPLFNGQIQSIGPRYCPSIETKIVTFPDKPQHQLFLEPEGETTQELYLNGFSSSLPMDIQLAALKKVPAFKDLVVYRPGYAIEYDYFDPTQLKHTLESKIIKNLFLAGQVNGTTGYEEAGGQGIIAGINAHINCHGGEPFTLGRDEAYIGVLIDDLVTKGVDEPYRMFTSRAEYRILLRQDDADMRLTERAYKLGLVKQDRYEHLCSKREAVNQIIDFAKTFSIKAALINDALESLGTARLTHGCKLIDLLNRPQITIENIAGHIPAFKAMLDQITDRKEEVIEAAEVLIKYQGYIDRERMIAEKIHRLEAIRIKGKFDYNSLNSLSTEARQKLMKIDPETLAQASRIPGISPSDINVLLVLLGR; translated from the coding sequence ATGGATTTTAAGTACGACGTTATTGTAATAGGCGCCGGACACGCAGGCTGTGAGGCAGCTGCGGCCGCAGCCAACATGGGTTCGAAGACCTGCCTGATTACCATGGATATGAACAAAATCGGGCAAATGAGTTGTAACCCTGCCGTAGGTGGAATTGCCAAGGGACAAATCGTAAGAGAGATAGACGCATTAGGTGGCTATATGGGACTGGTTACAGACCGTACAGCCATACAGTTCCGTATGCTCAACCGTTCCAAAGGTCCCGCTATGTGGAGCCCCCGTGCCCAGTGTGACCGCGGCAAGTTTATCTGGGCATGGCGCGAGATTCTGGAGAACACTCCCAATCTGCACATTTGGCAAGATACTGTAGAAGAACTAATCGTGGAAAACGGTGAAGCGACCGGAGTCATGACTTGCTGGGGAGTGACTTTCCATGCAAAATGTATCGTGCTCACCGCAGGAACCTTCCTGAACGGACTGATGCACATCGGGCATAAACAACTGGCAGGAGGACGCATGGCCGAACCAGCTTCCTACCATCTGACCGAATCAATCACCCACCACGGAATCACTGCCGGACGTATGAAGACCGGTACGCCTGTCCGCATAGACGGACGCAGCGTACACTATGAGCTGATGGAAACACAGGACGGAGAAAACGACTTCCACCGCTTTTCGTTCATGAGCGAACCGCGCAAGCTGAAACAACTGCAATGCTGGACCTGCTTTACCAACGAAGAGGTGCACGAGGTACTGCGCAAAGGTCTGCCCGACTCTCCCCTTTTCAACGGACAAATCCAAAGCATCGGACCGCGTTATTGTCCCAGCATAGAAACCAAAATCGTAACCTTCCCCGACAAGCCGCAACATCAGCTTTTCCTGGAACCCGAAGGAGAAACCACACAAGAACTTTACCTGAACGGGTTCTCTTCTTCACTGCCCATGGACATACAGTTGGCGGCATTGAAGAAAGTACCCGCATTTAAGGACTTGGTAGTTTATCGTCCGGGATACGCTATCGAATACGATTACTTCGACCCCACCCAACTGAAACATACGTTGGAATCGAAAATAATAAAGAACCTGTTCCTTGCCGGACAAGTAAACGGGACCACCGGTTACGAAGAAGCAGGCGGACAGGGAATCATTGCCGGTATCAACGCACACATCAACTGCCACGGTGGCGAGCCGTTCACACTGGGACGGGACGAGGCCTACATCGGTGTCTTGATTGACGATCTGGTTACAAAAGGTGTGGACGAACCTTATCGTATGTTCACCTCCCGTGCCGAATACCGCATCCTGCTCCGACAAGACGATGCAGATATGCGCCTCACTGAACGTGCCTACAAACTAGGTCTGGTAAAACAAGACCGTTACGAACATCTTTGCAGCAAACGGGAAGCCGTGAACCAAATCATCGACTTTGCCAAGACCTTCTCCATTAAAGCCGCATTAATCAATGATGCTTTGGAAAGTTTGGGTACTGCCCGTCTGACACACGGCTGCAAACTAATCGACCTGCTGAACCGTCCGCAGATTACCATCGAAAATATAGCCGGGCACATTCCGGCTTTCAAAGCCATGCTGGACCAAATTACCGACCGTAAAGAAGAAGTGATTGAAGCCGCCGAAGTACTGATCAAATATCAGGGATACATTGACCGAGAGCGAATGATCGCAGAAAAGATACATCGCTTGGAAGCCATCCGCATCAAAGGCAAGTTCGACTACAACTCATTGAATTCGCTCTCTACCGAAGCCCGGCAGAAACTGATGAAGATAGATCCCGAAACATTGGCCCAAGCCAGCCGCATACCGGGTATCTCTCCTAGCGACATCAACGTCCTACTAGTTCTGCTGGGGCGGTGA
- the ybeY gene encoding rRNA maturation RNase YbeY — MISYQTDGVKMPDIKKKETTEWIKEVAACYGKRVGEIAYIFCSDDKILEVNQQYLQHDYYTDIITFDYCEGNRISGDLFISLDTVRTNAEQFEQPYDRELHRVIIHGILHLCGINDKGPGEREIMEAAENKALALVSL, encoded by the coding sequence ATGATAAGTTATCAAACCGATGGGGTAAAGATGCCCGATATCAAAAAGAAAGAAACCACCGAATGGATTAAAGAGGTAGCCGCCTGCTATGGAAAAAGAGTGGGAGAAATCGCTTATATCTTCTGCTCGGACGATAAAATACTGGAAGTAAACCAGCAGTATCTGCAACATGATTATTACACGGATATCATCACTTTCGACTATTGCGAAGGTAATCGCATTTCCGGTGATTTATTCATCAGTCTGGATACTGTCCGCACCAATGCGGAACAGTTTGAGCAACCCTACGACCGCGAGCTTCACCGGGTGATTATTCATGGTATCCTGCACTTGTGCGGCATCAACGACAAAGGGCCCGGTGAACGGGAGATTATGGAAGCTGCCGAGAACAAGGCGCTGGCATTGGTTTCCCTATAA
- a CDS encoding TolC family protein, with protein MKQRAILFFFIGIMTGILQAQTLTLKDAGQLFLKQNLSLIAARYDMDIAQAQVLQARLFENPVISLEQNVYNRLNGKYFDMGKDGESGVEIEQVISIAGQRSNRIRLEKVNKEMAGYQFQEIMRTLHSELNERFVETYFLTRNMAVYEKEITSLERLLAEMKLQQQKGNISLMEASRLEAMLLSLKKERNEQENQLVAARGELNLLLSLPADARPELLLDESMLKQLDLSQLSYADLMARMTGRPDLKLARTYIRASQANLKLQKSLAFPEVSFKGTYDRAGNFINNYFAVGISFSVPIFNRNQGNIKSARIEIMKADKEKEYAMGKAEMELFTAYSQLEKAMNLYQSVDSDLEQNFEKLIAGVNETFRKRSISLLEFIDYYESYKETCIQLYDTRKDLLLAMENLNRVIGQNVFNY; from the coding sequence ATGAAACAACGTGCTATTCTTTTCTTTTTTATAGGCATAATGACAGGAATACTGCAGGCACAGACCTTGACTCTGAAAGATGCCGGACAGCTTTTTCTGAAGCAGAACCTGTCTCTTATTGCAGCCCGGTATGATATGGACATTGCTCAGGCACAGGTATTGCAGGCCAGACTTTTTGAGAATCCCGTTATCTCGTTAGAGCAAAATGTGTACAATAGGCTGAATGGAAAATACTTTGACATGGGAAAGGACGGGGAGTCAGGAGTGGAGATAGAGCAGGTTATCAGTATTGCCGGGCAGCGTAGTAACCGTATCCGTCTGGAAAAAGTGAACAAGGAAATGGCCGGATATCAGTTTCAGGAAATCATGCGCACCTTGCATAGTGAGCTGAACGAACGATTTGTCGAGACTTATTTTCTGACTAGAAATATGGCTGTTTATGAAAAAGAAATAACTTCGTTGGAGCGCCTTCTGGCTGAGATGAAACTTCAACAACAGAAAGGAAACATTTCACTGATGGAAGCCTCGCGTCTGGAGGCCATGTTGCTTTCATTGAAGAAGGAAAGGAATGAGCAGGAGAATCAGCTGGTTGCCGCCCGGGGAGAATTGAACCTTCTTCTGAGCCTTCCTGCTGATGCGCGTCCTGAACTGCTACTGGATGAAAGTATGTTGAAACAGCTGGACTTGTCACAACTCTCTTATGCGGACTTGATGGCACGTATGACTGGACGTCCCGATTTAAAACTGGCCCGTACCTATATCCGTGCTTCGCAGGCGAACCTTAAACTTCAGAAGTCGCTGGCTTTTCCCGAAGTATCCTTTAAAGGGACTTATGACCGTGCCGGTAATTTTATCAATAATTACTTTGCTGTGGGGATCAGTTTCTCTGTTCCTATATTTAACCGTAATCAGGGTAATATAAAGTCGGCCCGCATCGAAATCATGAAAGCGGATAAGGAAAAGGAGTATGCCATGGGAAAAGCGGAGATGGAGCTTTTTACCGCTTATTCGCAGCTGGAGAAGGCGATGAATCTTTATCAGTCGGTGGATAGTGATTTGGAGCAGAACTTTGAGAAACTGATAGCGGGAGTGAATGAAACGTTCCGGAAACGTAGTATCAGTCTGTTGGAATTTATAGACTATTATGAGAGTTATAAAGAAACTTGTATACAGTTATATGACACACGTAAGGACTTGCTTCTGGCTATGGAGAATTTGAACCGAGTTATCGGACAAAATGTATTTAATTATTAA